ATTTGATGAAAGAGATATGTGAGCAATTCAAGATTAATCACCGAAACTCAACCGCGTATCGTCCTCAAATAAATGGAGCCGTAGAAGCTGCCAACAAGAACATCAAAAAGATCTTGAGGAAAATGATTAGCAATCACAGAGGTTGGCACGAGATGTTGCCATATGCTTTGCTAGGATACCGAACGACTGTCAAAACATCAATTGGAGCAACCCCATACTTTCTAGTGTATGGGACGGAGGCTGTAATCCCCGCCGAAGTGGAAATACCTTCATTGAGAATCATTCAAGAAGCTGAATTGAGCAACGCTGATTGGGTTCGTAATCGAATTGAGCATTTGGCATTGattgataaaaagagaatgaCCGTTGTTTGCCATGGTCAACTGTACCAACAAAGAATGACTCGTGCTTTTAACAAACGAGTGAGACCAAGAACATTTGAAGTTGGTCAGTTGGTTCTCAAACGCATTTTCCACATCAAGATGAATATAAAGGAAAGTTCGTGCCAAATTGGCAAGGACCTTACATGGTTCGCAAAGTGTTATCTGGAGGTGCCTTAATATTATCCGAAATGGATGGCCAAGAGTGGCCAAAACCAATCAACTCATATGCCGTCAAGAGATATTACATTTGAAGATTCAGAGTTTTTGTAATTATGTCATTTGCTTGTAATCGTCCATATGATTGTTTGTTTTAAATTAAGCCTCCCATTTTGTAATGAACTACGTCTGACctgaatttttaagaatgagatacgtaggcggccTATGTCGGCTTCGGTCACCCCTTTATCTATTTTCAATAtctatttttggggtttgaactACGTCTAGCCTGAAAtctcaagaatgagatactTAGGCGACCTATGTAGGCCTCggtcattatttttattaaaatctCTCATTCCTCTTCTATCTTCCAATAGGGGAACTacgtttgacctgattcctgccTCAATGGGATACGTAGGCGCCACAACGGTTCGGTCATATCTCTCATAAGTTCTCTATTTATGATGGAAACTGAACAAAAAATTTTGAGAGGGActcaaaaattttaaagaagATCTTTTCACAAAAGAAGACAAGACTGAGGTGCATTAGAAAagtaactgggacagaatttttgatagCATCTCAAAAATTCTGCAAATCTCTTATTGGTAGTATGATATTTACCGAGACATTTAACTAggatagaaatttttgagaatGACCTCAAAATTTTTATCTAATAACATCAGAAGGTTTTactcaacttcaaagttcaaggtTGGCCTCGAATGATCCCTGACATTGTTGGAAGGTCAATGTCAACCTCAATAATCTCTAGCACCATCAGAGTTCAGAGTCAACTACAAAAACTTTCTAGCTATGTCAGAATGTCCCAAGAATCCTTAAAAAATTTGTGAACAAGATATCAAGCTTGATCAAAGCTTCGGATCAAGGACGTTCATTTAAGCTATACGTGACATGACATCTGGCAATGATCCTTTTCAAATTGCTTTTCAAAAACTCATCTCTCTTAAAGCTTTTGATACATCAAATATTTTGCATGAATATATTTTAGTCTTATGTCTACCGAGAAGTGGGGAATCAGAGCAAGCGATCAAAGATAGCAAGACAAGGATAAAACAAATGGAGAAttcaacacagatcaattcattcaaaactaacaattttTCTATGGATGCAGATATAAAAAAGATCACCATATCCCTCCTTTCAGTAAGTACAAAGAGGTTAAAAGAACAAAGAGTTTTCAAAGTGATAATTTTGTCATCAGGATTCGTCAGACGAAAAGAAgacattcaaaaaaaaaacaataatggTTCGTTCAAATCTCCAGCAAGCCATGAGCCACAATGAATATAAAGTGTTCAAAAATGAGCATGATATTCACACACTAATGTCAAAGTGACCAGGCACTTTGtacatattttcaagaattttccctCATGATTTTTTGCTCAGTCAGTAGTTAAAACAACAATGTGTCtattacttattttcttttgagtgCAGGAAAATGCAAAAGAGCTACTTCAATGCAAGCATCCACAATGACGTCAAATTATATTCTCCATCCtcagggtcattcatattttattattcgtattatattatcggaggtggtaatatcatttacCAAGAgtgtcattcatattttattattcgtattatattatcgaaggtggtaatatcatttgtcgagagggtcattcatattatattactcatattatattatcggaggtggtaatatcatttgccaagagagccattcatattatattactcatattatattaacgaaggtggtaatatcatttgccaagagggtcattcatattatattactcatattatattatcggaagtAGTAATGTCATTCGCCAAGAGGgacattcatattatattactcatattatattatcggaagtAGTAATGTCATTCGCCAAGAGGgacattcatattatattactcatattatattatcaaggtggtaatatcattcgccaagagggtcatttcatattttattattcgtattatattaccggaggtggtaatattaTTTGCCAAGAAGGtcaatcatattattttattcatattatattatcggaggtggtaatatcattcgccaagagggccatttcatattttattattcgtattatattaccggaggtggtaatatcatttgccaagaaggtcatttatattattttattcatattatattaccagatGTGTTAATATCATTGACAAGAGagccattcatattatttctttattcatatgatattaccggaggtggtaatgtCATTTGCCAAGATGGTCATTTATGTTAtaataccgtatatgatgatataatgccatatatgatgccgtatacgatgatgcAATGCCGTATGCGATGATAtaatgtcgtatatgatgatctaatgccgtatacaatgatattattttattcatattatattaccggaggtagtaatatcattgccaagagggccatcatttattaTATCAATGCCAaaagggccatcatttatcattgccaagagggccatcatttatcaaatcattgccaagagggtcatcatgtatcattgccaagagggccatcatttatcattgtcAAGAGAGCCATCGTTATCATATCATCGCCGAAAGGGCCATCATCATCATCGTTATCATATCATCGCTGAGAGGGCCATCATCATCAtcgttatcatatcatcgtcgagagggccatcatcatcattatcatatcatcgccGAGAGGgacatcattattatcatatcattgctgAAAGGCCATCACCATATTGCATCATATCAAATTCTTATTATATTACATCATACTAattcatcatcatattgcatcatatcaactcatcatcatatTACATCATATCAATTCATCATAATATTGCACCATATCAATTCATCATAATATTGCATCATATTAGTTCAACATCAGATTGCATCATATCAACTCATTACAtattatctaaaaaaaaatGGCATTcgacaaatatattataagtcacATCAAACTTAGGAAGTATGTTTTGTTTGCCCTATGTCAAAATCAGAGGAGATTGACATGCCAACATAGTAACAACGCTACTCTTCTATTTGAGCTGCATTTTTTTACTAATGAGTTTTATCTCAATCTTTATCGAgagcatccaagaggatgaattCTAGATTAAACCACAAGTGCGGACGACATCAAAAAGGATGCAGCACTACGTGGAACTTTTTCTTAGCAGCGAATTGAGACATAGTCCGAAGAGGAGTATCAAACTCTTAGGGCATAATTTGAAGGGTAAATTCCACCACAATCAAACCACACCCCTATCAAAAGGCATGTGGGTATTTCTTTGAGATTTATCAGTTTCTTTTTCACATTCGAAAAACTTTGACTCTCATCATAAGGAACTTTTTAATACGAGTGACAACACACCGAGAACTATGGAAATTATATCCCTGTAAGTTCTTAATTATGAGTGTGAAGCTAGCCACATTCACGGTTAAGAGATTGCGAGCCTCTTTTCATACTTGACTCATTTGTCACACCTCTCAACCGAAGGTTATCTTAGCAAAAGAGATTTCCTTTTCAATCGATTTGAGTCGAACTACAAGCAGTCTGGTTCCTAAGTTTAGGGATATGTAGGCGGGCTCAATGTTGAAAATTCGACTGTACTCCAATAAGCTTCCTGATCTCATTCTCGAGCATTATGGTTTCCTTATAATTCGACATCAGGATAGCTTTTGTATTCGTTCATACTTGTGTGCCAAATCAAGTGTGTATTAAACTACAAATGGCCTGAATTCTCATATAGTCTGAGCTATGTAGAAATCTCGATACTAGAGTCCGGCCATAATTTCCAAAGTTCAAACCAAACCCCGTCTCGGGAAGTCAAAATTGGTTTTGTCAATTCTCTTTGTCCAGAATCTTTTTCATCGACCCTACCCAAAGAAAGAGacagttgttgacacccaattttgactctTCACAAACATATATTGGTTATCgagcttcttcaatttcaaacaattttaaaataatttgcttgcaaaaatccaaaatattttaaacctattttgacaattttatattgtttgaacaaaatatatataattacaacATTTacgattattcaaaaatcatcttaaaaaatatttattttaaactaaaaattaTGTTAGTTATGTTagtttaattaatagatttatatttttatcaattaatttaaatttaggttaattattttactttgccGAAATTAAGAAGttcgttaattaattaatattaattcgTCTTGTTAAAGTTTTAGCCGAATTCACCAATTAAATCAATTTGGCTATCTCCTAAACTTAAATAGGTGAAATTTGTAATATGATTGGCCCAAGTTTTGAGTCCAAATTTTCAACATAAGTTGTCCCAAATCTAATAAATTAGCCAGAATCTCGTTGGCCCAATTCTTACTTCTATTTCCTATACACATAATCCAACCCATTATATAATATTCATCTCATACCTACATCTATACgaaaatacatatacacaaacaACCTTCTAATTTCCAACATACATATGACAACACCAACTTACTATAATACATAatattatacttatacaataCCAACCCCACCCTtttcctctttttccttttccacctCCCAATTCCACCTAAATCacattttctttaaattctcaaacatcatcattcttaTTAGGAAGAAGTGGATGTTCCACTTACTTTCCTTCTCCTTATTTTCCCTTTTCCTTCCCACCCTCAATTGTCCCCCTACGTCCCCTTTTTCTTTCCTATAAATTGAGTCATTTTACAATGTAAATAGAGATACACAGATATATAAAAATTTCCTCTCACCtgttttgttttccttttaattaCTCTCTCCTCCTTATATTGTTAAATTAGTGTATTTTATAACAATTTATCAGCACAATgctttaatttttcagaaaaatttaACTCCTATATCAGATATATCTagtaaagaaatttaattttaaagttgtCTTTATTactgtcaaaataattttcatcatgtcaaacttgtcaaaattagaatttgtggcacttgatatttctgacaaaaattatttgtcaggggtacttgatgctgaaattcaccttaccgctaagagtcttggtgatgctataattgaagaaaatacagcatcaagtcagaATAAAGCAAAGGcaatgattttccttcgtcatcatctagatgaaagcctgaaaatggaatacttgacagtgaaaaaTCTACTTAAATtatggaaagacttaaaagggaggtatgaccacctcaagGCAATAGTATTGCCAAGGGATCATTacgagtggatgcacttacgtttttaagattttaaaactgtaattgagtataattctgttgtatttagaataacttcccaattaaaattatgtgggaaaactataaatgatgaggacatgttagaaaagacactaactacttttcatgccttttatgtaatattacagcagcaatatcatgaaaagagttttaaaaaatactctgaattgatctcatgccttTTGGTGGCTGAGCAACATGATGcccttttaataaaaaaatcatgaagcacgtcccactggaactgctccgttaccggaggcaaatatggtaaaaaCACATGGCTAGTTtgaaagaagacataataaaaatcaaggccacaataatgtgcgtgggtgtggcaatggcagaggacgatataataatcgtcatggtggtggtcaacataaaagggagaacaatatcaattctcaaaatggcccttcaagaagtaactgtcatcgttgtgacATGAAAGGCCActagaaaaatgaatgtcggacgcctgagcattttgtaagactttatcaaaaaaattttaagagaaaggcatatagaggtggtgcctcttcttctaatgctcggataaaGTCTCACTTGGCattcgaaaataatgttgaggaaaGCCTTTtgcataatgataatattgaagcaaatctgaCTTTTAggaatgatgattttaatgacctaaatgatattactcatttggaggttgaagatttttttaaggatcttaattgatgtttaatttcatgtttttcaatatatgtactttgaattatcgtgtttttacgtttatgtatttgaaaaataaataaataaataaaaatcagggccacatttttatgataattgtatattgtttattatattatgttattttataatgttgtaattaattactattggtgtgttattatttaatcttaatatcatattgttactaaaataatattcgctttatttaatgtcattatactaattgtttattcttgttaatattttagacattaatattatataataattgtattatttttgccaataaataaattatatatacatgatgaataatattatattaatgttttataattttatttattttatatttgttttaatacttatttaaggttaataagtatatttTGTCATAAACAATTTGAATTCTAAGTTTATTAAACAAATTCACtagtaaattattaatttatataaaattatgtttattattaaCGTGTCACACCTCAGTTAGTTAATTCTGATTCTAATAATTTGGTACGTTAGGTTCATATTATCAATCAGTTTTCTATGTTACAAATTCATTACCATATAATtccataaattaaattattgtaacattcatcataattgaatcatataatttttttaaaaaaattctaaattaccataatttaacttttaaaaaaagggacttatatttttctagaaatattgttacttattttatttttgataatgcatttttattttatgaagataaataaatttctcagtctt
The sequence above is a segment of the Solanum dulcamara chromosome 11, daSolDulc1.2, whole genome shotgun sequence genome. Coding sequences within it:
- the LOC129872598 gene encoding uncharacterized protein LOC129872598 — its product is MSSPWPFVAWGMDVIGPIEPSASNGHRFILVAIDYFTKWVEAASYKLVTKKVIVDFVRNNLICRLGIPDSIISDNRANLNSHLMKEICEQFKINHRNSTAYRPQINGAVEAANKNIKKILRKMISNHRGWHEMLPYALLGYRTTVKTSIGATPYFLVYGTEAVIPAEVEIPSLRIIQEAELSNADWVRNRIEHLALIDKKRMTVVCHGQLYQQRMTRAFNKRVRPRTFEVGQLVLKRIFHIKMNIKESSCQIGKDLTWFAKCYLEVP